One window of Diabrotica undecimpunctata isolate CICGRU chromosome 8, icDiaUnde3, whole genome shotgun sequence genomic DNA carries:
- the LOC140448895 gene encoding uncharacterized protein, with product MPFKRKRSTNKFSWTDDQMQAALKAIEERRYGLTEAARQFNILVTTLQNRVSRGFYKGRLGANTLFSNEQEEEMSRHLLTLSKIFYGLTPIQLRKEAFAYAEKLNLKHSFNREKQEAGKDWLYGFMSRHPELGFRKPEATSLNRIQGFNKDQVSRFYDNLGKLYDEYKFPPTRIFNVDETGITNVNRPNRIIGPRGQKQVGAVTRKGQERDGMLLYECQRIFYTSNDYSFIQD from the coding sequence ATGCCTTTTAAACGGAAACGAAGTACCAACAAATTTTCATGGACTGATGATCAAATGCAAGCTGCTCTAAAGGCAATTGAAGAAAGACGTTATGGCCTAACGGAAGCTGCACGCCAATTTAATATACTTGTTACAACATTACAAAACAGAGTCTCTAGAGGCTTTTACAAAGGCAGGCTGGGTGCAAACACACTCTTTTCAAATGAACAGGAAGAAGAAATGAGTCGTCATTTACTAAcgttatctaaaatattttatggatTAACCCCAATTCAGTTGCGAAAAGAGGCCTTCGCCTATGCagaaaaattaaacttaaaacataGTTTCAACAGAGAAAAACAAGAAGCCGGTAAAGACTGGTTATATGGATTCATGTCAAGGCATCCTGAGTTAGGTTTCCGTAAACCTGAAGCAACAAGTCTTAATCGCATTCAAGGTTTCAATAAGGATCAAGTCTCAAGGTTTTATGACAATTTGGGTAAGCTGTACGATGAATACAAGTTTCCACCTACTCGAATATTTAATGTCGATGAGACTGGCATTACAAACGTAAATAGGCCTAATCGGATCATTGGACCTAGAGGCCAAAAACAAGTTGGAGCCGTTACAAGAAAGGGGCAAGAACGTGACGGTATGCTGTTGTATGAGTGCCAGCGGATCTTTTACACCTCCAATGACTATTCATTTATCCAAGACTGA